A window of Belonocnema kinseyi isolate 2016_QV_RU_SX_M_011 chromosome 9, B_treatae_v1, whole genome shotgun sequence contains these coding sequences:
- the LOC117179535 gene encoding uncharacterized protein LOC117179535 isoform X4 has translation MQPMERMKISYCQTTQPRYILCGDDLNRAAAAVCQPRGYDLNYDWTQANNCCTQGCTYLALSVFCNPRETPNPNQPRFIFCGTAFYTALDSLCVSSYDITRASNVAPQCCSPGCTLSTLIPVCNRPLIL, from the exons AAATTTCTTACTGCCAGACAACTCAACCACGTTATATATTATGCGGTGACGATCTTAATAGAGCTGCTGCTGCTGTGTGCCAGCCAAGAGGCTATGATCTAAACTATGACTGGACACAAGCTAATAATTGCTGCACGCAAGGATGTACATATTTGGCACTTTCAGTGTTCTGCAA cCCGCGGGAGACACCTAATCCTAATCAACCACGTTTTATTTTCTGTGGTACCGCTTTTTATACCGCTCTTGATTCGCTTTGCGTCAGTTCCTATGATATAACAAGGGCTAGTAACGTCGCTCCACAATGCTGCTCTCCAGGTTGCACGCTCTCGACACTTATACCCGTTTGCAA CCGGCCACTCATTCTTTGA
- the LOC117179535 gene encoding uncharacterized protein LOC117179535 isoform X1 codes for MKLTISTTLCHFWTYVLMALVIFHLAEISYCQTTQPRYILCGDDLNRAAAAVCQPRGYDLNYDWTQANNCCTQGCTYLALSVFCNPRETPNPNQPRFIFCGTAFYTALDSLCVSSYDITRASNVAPQCCSPGCTLSTLIPVCNRPLIL; via the exons ATGAAATTAACTATTTCAACGACGTTATGCCATTTTTGGACTTATGTTCTTATGGCTCTTGTAATCTTTCATCTTGCAGAAATTTCTTACTGCCAGACAACTCAACCACGTTATATATTATGCGGTGACGATCTTAATAGAGCTGCTGCTGCTGTGTGCCAGCCAAGAGGCTATGATCTAAACTATGACTGGACACAAGCTAATAATTGCTGCACGCAAGGATGTACATATTTGGCACTTTCAGTGTTCTGCAA cCCGCGGGAGACACCTAATCCTAATCAACCACGTTTTATTTTCTGTGGTACCGCTTTTTATACCGCTCTTGATTCGCTTTGCGTCAGTTCCTATGATATAACAAGGGCTAGTAACGTCGCTCCACAATGCTGCTCTCCAGGTTGCACGCTCTCGACACTTATACCCGTTTGCAA CCGGCCACTCATTCTTTGA
- the LOC117179535 gene encoding uncharacterized protein LOC117179535 isoform X5, whose protein sequence is MKSTIPTCICDADFELAVASVCLDRGFALEKDTAQASICCNEGCSYSVLSVFSNPLPKPNRQRYILCDSVYYNALNSLCNDGYDQIKHPTFALNCCTKVCSLFELGHVCKNFLLPDNSTTLYIMR, encoded by the exons TATATGCGATGCCGATTTTGAATTAGCTGTTGCCTCGGTGTGTCTGGATAGAGGATTTGCTCTAGAAAAGGATACTGCTCAAGCTTCAATTTGCTGCAATGAAGGTTGCTCATATTCGGTACTTTCAGTGTTCTCTAA CCCGCTACCGAAGCCAAATCGACAACGTTATATTCTTTGCGATTCCGTGTATTATAACGCTCTTAATTCGCTGTGCAACGATGGATATGATCAAATTAAGCATCCTACTTTCGCTTTAAATTGCTGCACGAAAGTTTGCTCATTATTTGAACTTGGACACGTCTGCAA AAATTTCTTACTGCCAGACAACTCAACCACGTTATATATTATGCGGTGA
- the LOC117179535 gene encoding uncharacterized protein LOC117179535 isoform X6, translating to MKSTIPTCICDADFELAVASVCLDRGFALEKDTAQASICCNEGCSYSVLSVFSNPLPKPNRQRYILCDSVYYNALNSLCNDGYDQIKHPTFALNCCTKVCSLFELGHVCKGQWVFSREVL from the exons TATATGCGATGCCGATTTTGAATTAGCTGTTGCCTCGGTGTGTCTGGATAGAGGATTTGCTCTAGAAAAGGATACTGCTCAAGCTTCAATTTGCTGCAATGAAGGTTGCTCATATTCGGTACTTTCAGTGTTCTCTAA CCCGCTACCGAAGCCAAATCGACAACGTTATATTCTTTGCGATTCCGTGTATTATAACGCTCTTAATTCGCTGTGCAACGATGGATATGATCAAATTAAGCATCCTACTTTCGCTTTAAATTGCTGCACGAAAGTTTGCTCATTATTTGAACTTGGACACGTCTGCAA AGGACAATGGGTTTTTTCAAGAGAAGTTCTCTGA
- the LOC117179535 gene encoding uncharacterized protein LOC117179535 isoform X3: MLEHETLGVIAAHTQISYCQTTQPRYILCGDDLNRAAAAVCQPRGYDLNYDWTQANNCCTQGCTYLALSVFCNPRETPNPNQPRFIFCGTAFYTALDSLCVSSYDITRASNVAPQCCSPGCTLSTLIPVCNRPLIL, encoded by the exons AAATTTCTTACTGCCAGACAACTCAACCACGTTATATATTATGCGGTGACGATCTTAATAGAGCTGCTGCTGCTGTGTGCCAGCCAAGAGGCTATGATCTAAACTATGACTGGACACAAGCTAATAATTGCTGCACGCAAGGATGTACATATTTGGCACTTTCAGTGTTCTGCAA cCCGCGGGAGACACCTAATCCTAATCAACCACGTTTTATTTTCTGTGGTACCGCTTTTTATACCGCTCTTGATTCGCTTTGCGTCAGTTCCTATGATATAACAAGGGCTAGTAACGTCGCTCCACAATGCTGCTCTCCAGGTTGCACGCTCTCGACACTTATACCCGTTTGCAA CCGGCCACTCATTCTTTGA
- the LOC117179535 gene encoding uncharacterized protein LOC117179535 isoform X2, protein MKSITTSSRHSWTYVLMALVILQLVEFSYSQPPNPNRPRYILCDLSFYNALNSLCNSGYDQTKDPNLPSNCCSPGCTLFDLKRVCKNPPNPNPPRFLLCGANFYTALNSLCPNTYDLSRNVNLSSKCCFPGCVLSELETVCM, encoded by the exons ATGAAATCTATTACAACGAGCTCACGCCATTCTTGGACTTATGTTCTTATGGCACTCGTAATCCTTCAACTTGTAGAATTTTCTTACAGCCAGCCGCCTAATCCAAATCGACCTCGTTATATTTTATGcgatttatctttttataacGCTCTTAATTCGCTCTGCAATAGTGGATATGATCAAACAAAGGATCCTAACCTGCCTTCAAATTGCTGCTCGCCCGGTTGCACCCTATTTGATCTTAAACGCGTCTGCAA aaatccaCCGAATCCGAATCCACCACGTTTTCTGTTATGTGGTGCCAATTTTTATACCGCTCTTAATTCGCTGTGCCCAAATACCTATGATCTATCGAGGAACGTGAACTTATCTTCAAAATGCTGCTTTCCAGGTTGCGTATTATCGGAACTTGAAACCGTCTGCAT gTAA